TTTTAAGAAAAACTAAATCCCGATAGATCTTCCATCTACAGCTAACATTGCTTCTCCAATGATCTCCGAAAGTGTAGGGTGAGCATGAATAGCCTCGCCAATCTCCCAAGGTGTTGCATCCAGGAGTTGAGCCAGTGCTGCTTCCCCGATTAGATCCGTAACATGAGGACCAATCATCTGCACACCGAGAATATCTCCGGTGCTTCGGTCCGCTACAACTTTAACAAACCCATCCTTCTGGCCGTATACAATCGCCTTGCCAATGGCTGAAAAGGGGAATTTACCAGTCACTACATCATGTCCCAATGCTTTAGCTTCCTTCTCAGTGTGACCCACACTCGCTACTTCAGGACGTGTATAGACACAACGCGGTACAAGATGTGCATGATAAGGATGTAGTTTCTCACCAGATAGATGATTAACCGCCATAATGCCTTCATGGCTGGCCGCATGAGCTAGTTGAAGTCCACCGATACAGTCGCCAATCGCATAAATATGCGGTTCAGCCGTCTGCATACTAGCATTTACAGCGATAATTCCTTTATCAAAGCGAATATCTGTATTTTCCAGACCAATATTCTCGATATTTGCTACTCTACCTACGGATACAAGCAGCTTTTCTGTGGATAGACTTTGGGTTTGCTCTCCCTTACGGGCATCGATCGAAATTCCATCCTCCGTTACCTTGCAGGTTGCAGCATCCACTGTAGTTTCAGTCAGTACTTTAACACCACGTTTTTTCAATAAGCGTTGCAGTTCTTTAGCTACCTCTTCATCCTCTTGAGGCAGTAACTGACCAGCAGCTTCAACTACCGTAACCTGCACTCCGAAATCAGCTAGCATAGAAGCCCATTCCACCCCAATGACTCCGCCCCCAACAATAATGATGGAAGAGGGTAACTCGTCGAGTGTGAGTGCTTCATCACTGCTAAGAATAACTTTCCCGTCTGGTTCCAGACCAGGTAATACACGCGGACGAGATCCTGTAGCAATAATAAGATGGCTAGAGACTACTGTTTCCATTTCACCGTCGTCTAGTTCCACAGCTACAGCACCGCTACGCGGGGAAAAAATAGAGGGACCTGTCACGCGCCCCTTGCCTTTTATAACTTGTATTTTATTTTTGCGCATCAAATATTGTACGCCCTGATGAAGTTGTTCAACTACCGCTTCCTTGCGCTTTTGTACTTTAGGGAATACAAGCTGTACACCGCTTGTCTCAATGCCATAGCTCTCGCTCTCATTGATTTCAGCATATACTTCTGCACTTCGGAGCAGCGATTTGCTAGGAATGCAGCCACGGTGCAGGCAGGTTCCTCCCAGTTTGTCCATTTCGATGACGACGACGGACTTTCCAAGCTGTGCAGCGCGAATGGCTGCCACATATCCCCCGGTTCCTCCGCCAAGTATGGCCACGTCACATGAAATTGTCATGATATGTATCCTCCAGTCATTACACGTAAGTTCATTTTACAATGTATATTGTACTCTCTTTTCAGAGTATTACAAAACTTATAAACGTCATATCCAAATGGACTTTTTCTTACTAAAGCGTTATCATATGGATGAATCTAAAGGGCTAAGAGGGGTAGGAGACACTTATGAAACTGTTAATTTCACGCTTCATTGCCATCCTTATTCTTGTGTTTCCGGGTTTAATTGCAATGAAGGGCTTTCTAATGATGAAGGATGATATTTTTAATTACATATCCATGCATGGCGACGATACTGTCGTTCCAGATTTCGCCTGGCTACATTTCGGCGGTGGATTGTTGCTCTTTGCAGCCGGTATGACCTTCCTTGGCGGTTGGATTCTAGCAAGAGACCGCAAACGCAATTATGTTGGTCCTCGGTTCAAGGAGAAACAAAAAGCGAAACAGGCCGCAGCGCAGGAAACGATCTCCTAAGAAGCAAAACTTAAAAGTAGCTAATTAATTCTGACTATAGGAATATAGAACGGAAGATTGAATCGAAATCTATTGCACATTCTGCAATCAAACGATCTGACGACTCACTTCATATGCATGTTGGATACCCAAACAATATATAAAGGCGAGAGTTTTCACGGACGCAACTTGCGACTCCTTGAAAACTCTCGCCTTTTTATGCACAGTTTAATGCTCAGCTTTATCAAGCGCCTCTCTCCGGCCGCCCTGCACCAACTCACTGTACAGGCCTCCTTGCTTCAACAACGCCTCATGAGAGCCCTGCTGCAATAATCTGCCCCCTTGAAGAACAAGAATTCGGTCAGCTGCGCGGATAGTACCTAATCTATGGGCAATAACGAAGCTGGTCCGTCCCTTCATCAGCGCCTGAAGTCCCTCCTGGATCTTGATTTCAGTAACTGTATCTATACTGCTAGTTGCTTCATCAAGGACAAGTATGGATGGGTTGGCAAGAATAGCCCTCGCAATAGAGAGCAGTTGCTTCTGTCCTTGGCTTATGCCGCTTCCATCTACTGAGAGCATCCGATCATATCCCTCAGGCATTCGGATAATAAAAGAATGAGCGTTAGCCAGTTTGGCCGCCGCTTCGACCTCTTCATCGGAAGCATCCAGTCTCCCGTAACGAATATTATCGCGGATGCTGCCTTTAAACAAAAAGGAATCCTGCAATACAAACGCCATATGGCTCCTCAGGCTTTCACGCCGAATCGAAGTGACATCTAAGCCATCCAGCGTAATCCTTCCCTGATTAGAATCATAGAAACGGGATAACAGCCCTATTAGTGTTGTTTTGCCGGCACCGGTAGGTCCTACCAAGGCGATCATCTCGCCAGGCTTCGCTTCAAAGCTAATATTGTGCAGCGTGTTAGAACCTCCATCGTATGAAAAAGATACTTTTTCGAACTTCACTGCACCCTCAACTTTATCCAGCGAAGTGGCTGCACCTTCATCTTTCGCCTCAGTCTCTCCGTCCAGCACTTCAAATACTCTTTCCGCTCCCGCAACCGCCGACAGCAGCGTATTCCACTGATTCGCTAAATCATTAAGCGGACGAGTAAATTGACGCGTGTATTCAACAAATACGATAATCACTCCGACCGTAATCGCCCCGCGAATTGCTAGCAAACCACCGACTCCAGCAACAATAGCAAAGCTCAGATTATTAAGTCCATTCATCAGCTTAGGAATGAACCCAGAAATGGACTGTGCCCAATATCCAGAGAGCATGATTCGCTCGTTGCGCTCATGAAAACCAGTGATGACCCGCTCCTCTTGTGAAAAAGCCTTGATTATCCGTTGTCCGGATAACGTCTCTTCAATATAACCGTTTAACTCACCTACATTGCGTTGACGTTCTTTAAAAAGTGGACCCGTACGTCGTGTAATCCAGCGCATACCAAATAACATCAAGGGCACGACCAGGAACGTGAGCAGTGTCAGAAGAGGACTGAGCCACAGCATTACACCAACCGTTCCAAGCAACGTCAAAACACTGGAAAAGATCTGAATAGCCGAGCTATTCAGCGTAGAGCTAACGTTCTCAATATCATTGGTAAGACGACTCATTATTTCGCCCTGCTGTCTCCGGTTAAAAAACGAGATAGGCAAACGATGCAGATGGGAGAATAGCTCCGTACGCATCCGAAATACAGTTTCCTGAGCAATTTCGATCATCCATATATTTTGCAGCCAAGAAGTCAGAGAATAAAAAATGTACACACAGGCGAGGCTGGTCAGAAAAATAACCCATGAGCGGCCACCGGTACTTTCCAGATAATCATCCACCGCTCTACCAATCATATAGGGTCCGAGCAACGCTAATGCTGAGCTAAAGACAACCATTAACAGGACGAGAAAGAGCTTAGCTTTACGCTCGGCAAGATAGCTCCATATCCGCAACAGTGTGCCAGCCCAGTCCTTCGCCTTTGCTTTTGGCTTCCCTCCAGCAGCTGAACCAAGGCTTCTTCCTGCCCCAAGCTCAATTACGGGTTTAGGGTGACGAAAGGGTTCAAGTAATGCTTTGAACATGCTGCTTCGCCTCCTCTACCTGTGATTCATAAATTCTTCGATACAGCTCAGAGCTTGCCATTAGTTCCTTATGCGAGCCTTTACCGATTAAGCGCCCTTCGTCCAGCAGCAGAATCAGATCGGCAGATGCCGTTGAGCTGATTTTTTGGGTAATCAGGAAGGTTGTGCAGGATATGTCTTTCAGTGCCTCCAGCAGACGCCCTTCCGTAACCGCATCAAGCGCACTGGTGCTGTCATCAAGGATCAAAATTGCTGGTTTTCTCACAAGCGCCCGAGCAATCGTTAATCGCTGCTTTTGCCCACCAGACAGATTAACCCCTCGCTGACCCAGCATCGTGTCATAACTTTTGGGCAAATCCATCACTGTTGCGTGAATTTGTGCGGCAGCTGCCGCTTGCTCGATTTGCGCCAGCGTGGCGTGTTCATTGCCCCATGCGATATTATCGCGAATAGATCCGCTGAAAAGCTGCAATTCCTGAGGTACATAACCAATCGCTCGTCGCAGTCTGGAAATATCGATATCGGTACTCTTTTCACCGTCAATAAAAATACTGCCATCTGTCTCTTCATATAAACGTGGGATTAGACCGACAAGAGAAGACTTCCCTGATCCGGTTGCTCCCATAATCGCTACTCGCTCACCAGCAGAAACTTCAAAAGTAATGTCCTCTAGGACAGAGATATCACTGTTAGGGTATTTGAAGCAAACGCCTTCAAATTTAACATTGCCCTGAATTGGCTCACCTTGTAAAGTCCCCCCTTCACGAATCCCAGCTCCCGCTTCCATCACTTCTGTAATACGCTGAGATGAGGCACGTGCACGGGAAAATGTTACAACAAGGCCAGATATAGCAGACAACGCTCCAATGGTTCGTAAAGAGTAATTAATAACTGCTACGGTTTCTCCTAAAGTGGCATCCCCGTTGGCAATCTCAATCCGTCCAAACCATAGGATCGACATGATCGCTGCATTCACAATAAGTATAACAAATGGCATCGTCGTCTCCGTCAAACGTAGCGCAGATACCGTAGATCTCATCAAATCCCCGCTAAATACCGTGAAGCGCCCAATTTCATGCACCATGCGCACGAACACTCGGATTAGGCGAATACCCGTAAGATTCTCCTGAATTACACCATTCACACCGTCTAGCCGATTTTGTACTTTGCGAAATAACAAAGAAGCTTTTCTCATGATGAAGTATAGGAAGAGCATCAACAAAGGTAGAGCTACAGTCAGAAATAATCCCAGCTTCACATGGACGACCAGTGCCATAATCACACTGCCCATCACAACCAGTGGCACCCGTGTCATAAAGCGAAGGCTCATAAATATAGTGTCCTGCAGCTGAGATACATCGCCGGTCAGACGCGTGATTAGCGACGAGGTAGCAAACCGATTGAATACCTCATATGTAAAGGATTGTACCTTTTCATATAGCTTATCTCTTAGATCGAAAGCAAAGCTCTGACTTGCATGGGCAGCAAAAAAAGAACTAAGTACCCCGGCTATGAACGCGACTACCGCACTGCCGATCAATACACCGCCCCAGAGCCATACTACAGAGGAATTTTGTTCTTTAATGCCTTGGTCAATAATTTTGGAAATGAGTAAAGGCTGTGACAATTCCACCGCTAGTTCAATGAACATCATCACTAGGGCAGCAATTGCAGCGACCTTATATTTTTTGAGAAAAGAGAAAATCAAACTCATTTGCATACCCTCTTTTTCTATTCGTACAGTGCATCCCTTAAACGAGTCGACATCGTGGAGGCCTGCCCAGTTTTCATAATCGCCCGCCGCATCGCTTTATTGCTTCGATTCATTTCCACCAAATCTGCCATCATTTCTTCCAGCAAAGTCTCAGCCTCGCTAGATAGATTTCCATTCTGCTGAATCAGGGCTAACCGTTCCTTGTATTCGTCTATTTTTTCAGTCACACTAATTACTTCCTTTCCAATCTCTTGATTCTTTTTATCATACCACATCCAATTCTATCGCAATGTTTTCACTGGATACAGATGTCTCGAATATGATACTCTAATAAGGTCGCGTTTTTACGATCAAATTATTGGCTAACTACGAAAGGATAGATGGAAGTGGCACAATTGTTTTTCAAATACGGAGCAATGAACAGTGGTAAATCAATTGAAATACTCAAGGTTGCACATAATTATGAAGAGCAAGGGAAATCTGTCCTCATTTTCACTCCATCCATAGACGATCGGGACGAAGTTGGTTTTATATCCTCCCGCATCGGGCTGCGAAAACAAGCAATACCCGTTGACGAAAATACCAATATTTATAACATCATCAGCAGCAACCAACCCAAACCACACTGTGTACTTATTGATGAATGTCAATTTCTAAGTAAGGACTGTATTCTCCAGCTCGTACGGATCGTTGATGAACTAGGCATTCCAGTTATGGCGTTTGGACTTAAAAATGATTTTCAGAACCAGCTATTTGAAGGCAGCAAATATATGCTGATTTACGCTGATAAAATTGAGGAAATGAAGACGATCTGCTGGTTCTGCGAGCGCAAAGCTACGATGGCTCTAAGAGTAGAAAATGGTAAGCCTGTATACAGCGGCAAGCAAATCCAAATCGGCGGCAACGAAGCCTACTATCCAGTTTGCCGTAAATGTCACAAGAATCCTCCACTGTAACCGTGTATAAAAAAGCATTCCGAAGCCGCGTGGGCCTCTGAAATGCTTTTTTTTTAAAAATAAAGAAATGTTCCTTGCTTAAACAAGGTATCTTTCTTTAAGAATATTCAAATGATGAAGATCATGCCCAATCATTACGCAGGCCACTGCTCTCGCGGAGATGGTTCCATCGTTAACAGTTCCCCTACGAGTCCATGCTTCTTGCGGCAGGGTGTCTAAAAGGGCTTGCGTCGACTCTCGAACAAGCTTGTAATGAGCCAGCAGTTTTTCTAAAGTGTGCACATCGAAATTTGCGGTAAGTACATAGTCCTTTTCCTCAAAGCCCGCCAGCGGAGTCGTATCTCCTCTTGCAACGCGCAACAAACGATAAGACATAATTCTTCCAGTATCCGCTAGATGGCCGACCATTTGCTTAATACTCCATTTGTCAGGAGCGTACCGATGCTCTCCTTGTTCTTCCGTAAGGTTCGAAATAAAAGTACAAATCTCCGCCGTCTGCTCTCTAAAAATAGTCCTAATATCCCCTTCTGTCGGTACTAAAGAGATATACTTTGACAGCTCATTCAAATACTCATTACTCTCTGGACGTTGATCCATACAGAAACACCTCACATATTGAATTATTTTTGAAAAATATGGAGAAAAGTCACGTGCTGGTAGTTGTATTTTAGTTAATAATGTATGATACTTGCAATATTAAGATTTGTTAAACTAGTCATCGGGAGTGTCGGCATGCTAGATTTTATTTTCTTCATGGTTTTTTCAGGACTAGAAACCTATGCCATTTTCTTTTTAGCTTTTAAAATCTTCAAAATTGATCTTTATCATAAGGAGATGGTGTTCGGAAGTTTTGTAATGGGTTTTTTCTCCTATTCTCTTCGGACTAACTACAACCTATTTCAATTGGATATTTTCTCACAATATGCGCTAATGTTACTCTTTATGTGGCTATTATTCCGAATCCATCCCTTCTATGCCTCCATACTGACCGGGATGGCTTATCAAGCTTATTCCGTGATTCAAACCACTCTTTATTATTTCCTAAACTTTATAATCAAACTGCCTTTAGACTCTTCCAATTCTGTTTCTCTTAATATATTTGCACTTCAAGTTTTATCAGCTCTAGCAGCCATAGGTATTGGTGTATATGTGAGTCGAAAACGCAAAGGATTTGATTTTGTACCCGATAAACCCGATATAAAAATAAAGCCAAGCTCAAGCGAGAAAATACTATTTGCTATGAATCTTCCTGCTCTATTTATTATAACTTCAGTTTCATTCTTTTTTCGGTCAGACTATTTTCTCCTAATCCCTATTTGTTATGGGGTAATATTATGGGGGTATTTGTACTTATCCTGTAAGAAGGACAGAAATGACTATGAATCATTTAGCATTTAGAATCGTTTCGGCCATAAAAAAAACAAACCCTGAGCAAACTCATTCCATAGAAGTGATGCAGTATGCGCTAAGCATTATTTTGAATACTTTATTCATTATTACAGTTTCTCTTCTTATAGGGGGCTTTACAGGGCAATTCATGGGAACATTGATCGCACTATTAAGTTTTGGATTGCTACGGATGTGTTCTGGCGGAGCCCACTTGAAGACCGCAAGAGCTTGTAATATCACATCCATTTTTATATGTTCGTTAATCCCTCATCTTACATTCCTTACACATAGTTATTTGATCTGGATTAATCTATTCACTCTAATTTCAATGGTTTTATTTGCTCCGAATCCAGATCGAAACGCACAACTCTCCAAAGACCGGTACCTGGGATTGAAACTGTTATCCATCATGTTAGTACTCTCGAATTTTTGGATTAACTCGTCTGTCATCGGACTGGCTTTTTTCATTCAGTCCTTAACAGTAATCATTCCGTTACAAGGGAGGTTCAGTAGATGAAGAAAACTCTTGCTCGTGTTGCTTCTGGTGCGCTTGGCATATCCGCTCTTGTCTTTGCAACAATAATCAAGCCTT
The window above is part of the Paenibacillus sp. FSL K6-0276 genome. Proteins encoded here:
- the lpdA gene encoding dihydrolipoyl dehydrogenase, which translates into the protein MTISCDVAILGGGTGGYVAAIRAAQLGKSVVVIEMDKLGGTCLHRGCIPSKSLLRSAEVYAEINESESYGIETSGVQLVFPKVQKRKEAVVEQLHQGVQYLMRKNKIQVIKGKGRVTGPSIFSPRSGAVAVELDDGEMETVVSSHLIIATGSRPRVLPGLEPDGKVILSSDEALTLDELPSSIIIVGGGVIGVEWASMLADFGVQVTVVEAAGQLLPQEDEEVAKELQRLLKKRGVKVLTETTVDAATCKVTEDGISIDARKGEQTQSLSTEKLLVSVGRVANIENIGLENTDIRFDKGIIAVNASMQTAEPHIYAIGDCIGGLQLAHAASHEGIMAVNHLSGEKLHPYHAHLVPRCVYTRPEVASVGHTEKEAKALGHDVVTGKFPFSAIGKAIVYGQKDGFVKVVADRSTGDILGVQMIGPHVTDLIGEAALAQLLDATPWEIGEAIHAHPTLSEIIGEAMLAVDGRSIGI
- a CDS encoding DUF2627 domain-containing protein → MKLLISRFIAILILVFPGLIAMKGFLMMKDDIFNYISMHGDDTVVPDFAWLHFGGGLLLFAAGMTFLGGWILARDRKRNYVGPRFKEKQKAKQAAAQETIS
- a CDS encoding ABC transporter ATP-binding protein, translating into MFKALLEPFRHPKPVIELGAGRSLGSAAGGKPKAKAKDWAGTLLRIWSYLAERKAKLFLVLLMVVFSSALALLGPYMIGRAVDDYLESTGGRSWVIFLTSLACVYIFYSLTSWLQNIWMIEIAQETVFRMRTELFSHLHRLPISFFNRRQQGEIMSRLTNDIENVSSTLNSSAIQIFSSVLTLLGTVGVMLWLSPLLTLLTFLVVPLMLFGMRWITRRTGPLFKERQRNVGELNGYIEETLSGQRIIKAFSQEERVITGFHERNERIMLSGYWAQSISGFIPKLMNGLNNLSFAIVAGVGGLLAIRGAITVGVIIVFVEYTRQFTRPLNDLANQWNTLLSAVAGAERVFEVLDGETEAKDEGAATSLDKVEGAVKFEKVSFSYDGGSNTLHNISFEAKPGEMIALVGPTGAGKTTLIGLLSRFYDSNQGRITLDGLDVTSIRRESLRSHMAFVLQDSFLFKGSIRDNIRYGRLDASDEEVEAAAKLANAHSFIIRMPEGYDRMLSVDGSGISQGQKQLLSIARAILANPSILVLDEATSSIDTVTEIKIQEGLQALMKGRTSFVIAHRLGTIRAADRILVLQGGRLLQQGSHEALLKQGGLYSELVQGGRREALDKAEH
- a CDS encoding ABC transporter ATP-binding protein; the encoded protein is MSLIFSFLKKYKVAAIAALVMMFIELAVELSQPLLISKIIDQGIKEQNSSVVWLWGGVLIGSAVVAFIAGVLSSFFAAHASQSFAFDLRDKLYEKVQSFTYEVFNRFATSSLITRLTGDVSQLQDTIFMSLRFMTRVPLVVMGSVIMALVVHVKLGLFLTVALPLLMLFLYFIMRKASLLFRKVQNRLDGVNGVIQENLTGIRLIRVFVRMVHEIGRFTVFSGDLMRSTVSALRLTETTMPFVILIVNAAIMSILWFGRIEIANGDATLGETVAVINYSLRTIGALSAISGLVVTFSRARASSQRITEVMEAGAGIREGGTLQGEPIQGNVKFEGVCFKYPNSDISVLEDITFEVSAGERVAIMGATGSGKSSLVGLIPRLYEETDGSIFIDGEKSTDIDISRLRRAIGYVPQELQLFSGSIRDNIAWGNEHATLAQIEQAAAAAQIHATVMDLPKSYDTMLGQRGVNLSGGQKQRLTIARALVRKPAILILDDSTSALDAVTEGRLLEALKDISCTTFLITQKISSTASADLILLLDEGRLIGKGSHKELMASSELYRRIYESQVEEAKQHVQSIT
- a CDS encoding thymidine kinase; amino-acid sequence: MAQLFFKYGAMNSGKSIEILKVAHNYEEQGKSVLIFTPSIDDRDEVGFISSRIGLRKQAIPVDENTNIYNIISSNQPKPHCVLIDECQFLSKDCILQLVRIVDELGIPVMAFGLKNDFQNQLFEGSKYMLIYADKIEEMKTICWFCERKATMALRVENGKPVYSGKQIQIGGNEAYYPVCRKCHKNPPL
- a CDS encoding DinB family protein codes for the protein MDQRPESNEYLNELSKYISLVPTEGDIRTIFREQTAEICTFISNLTEEQGEHRYAPDKWSIKQMVGHLADTGRIMSYRLLRVARGDTTPLAGFEEKDYVLTANFDVHTLEKLLAHYKLVRESTQALLDTLPQEAWTRRGTVNDGTISARAVACVMIGHDLHHLNILKERYLV
- a CDS encoding accessory gene regulator B family protein is translated as MTMNHLAFRIVSAIKKTNPEQTHSIEVMQYALSIILNTLFIITVSLLIGGFTGQFMGTLIALLSFGLLRMCSGGAHLKTARACNITSIFICSLIPHLTFLTHSYLIWINLFTLISMVLFAPNPDRNAQLSKDRYLGLKLLSIMLVLSNFWINSSVIGLAFFIQSLTVIIPLQGRFSR
- a CDS encoding cyclic lactone autoinducer peptide, whose protein sequence is MKKTLARVASGALGISALVFATIIKPYIHSPEIPKELRK